The sequence AAGCTGCTGGTCACCGCCAGGGAGGGCAGCGCCGACGCGCTCTACGTCTACGACCTGCACCGCATCCAGCGCACCACGGTCGACGGGCCCGCGATCGGCAGGGTGTCCGGCGGATGGTCCGCGGACGGCTATCAGTACGTGATGCCCGCGGTCGGCTCGTACCGCTTCACCGCCGGCCGCTGCGCCCCCTCCGCGGCGCCCTGCCCCGGCGCGCTCGCCCTGGACCGCAGCAGCACGCCGGGCAGCCTGGTGGCCGCCGAGTGGACCGCGCCCGGCGGCGACCTGAAGGCCCGGTTGTGGCGGTACGCGTTCAGCACCGCCCCCGGGCGCGGCGGGCTGCTCGCCACGGACGCCGCAGGACAGGTGAGTGCGGTGGAGGAGTACCGGACCCGGGCCACCGGGATCCGGGGCGTGCTGTCGTACCGGGAGGCCGGTGCGGACCATCCGTCCTGGTATGTGGGACATCTGCCCGGCTCGCGGGACGGGCACGGCAGTCTGTGGCGGCAGGACGGCACCGGGGCGAAGGCGGCCCATTGCGGGGCGGACACCTCGCACCGCTGCTGGGCCGAGGCGGCGGGCTCGCTGTCGTACTGGCGGCAGACCGGCGAGGTGTGGTCGCTGTCGGACCGCATGCTGTTCGCGCTGCCGCTGACCGAACTCGACCACTCGCTGAACTGAGCCCCGCCACCGGAGCCGGACCGCTCCGCTCGCCGGACCGAGCCCGCCACCGAGCCAAGCCGTAGCCGGACCACTTTCCGAGCCGAGCCGCCACCCGGACCACTCACTGGACCGAACCGCCGCCACCCGGACCGCTCGCTGGACCGAACCGCCGCCTGCCGGACCGCTTCCTGGACCAGCCGCCGCCCCGGACCGGACCGTTCCCCGGACCGGGCCCGGGGTGGTCCGGGCGATCGACAGATTCGCGCCGGGATGGTTCTCTGGCCCGCATGAGCAGCGTCCCTGTCACCACCTGGTCCCTGGAGCAGACGTCCCCGGCCGACCTCCTGCCCGCCGCCGCGCCCGAGGGCGACGTACGGATCGTGCGCGCCGAGGTCCCCTCCCCCGAGTTCAGCCGTTTCCTCTACGCCTCGGTCGGCGGCGACATCCACTGGACCGACCGGCTGGGCTGGACGTACGCCCGGTGGCAGGAGCACCTGGAGCGGCCCGGTGTGGAGACCTGGGTGGCCTACGACCAGGGCACCCCGGCCGGCTATGCGGAGCTGGAGGCGCAGGACGAGGGCGCCGTGGAGATCGTCTACTTCGGTCTGGTCCCCGCCTTCCGCGGCCGGCGCATCGGCGGGCATCTGCTCTCGTACGGCGCGGCCCGCGCCTGGGACCTGGCCGAGCGGTGGCCGGGACGGGCCCCGACGAAGCGCGTGTGGCTGCACACGTGCAGCAAGGACGGCGAGTTCGCCATGGACAACTACCAGCGGCGGGGTTTCCGGCTGTTCGACACCAAGGTGGAGCTGGAGCCGGACACGGCGGCGCCCGGTCCGTGGCCCGGGGCGTACCCCGCCTGATACCCCGCCCGACCTGGCGGGACAAGCCTTCGGACAGCGCATGTGAGCGACGACACCCTTGTTTCACATTTCGAGACCAGGATGTCCGAATGCTGGATAAAGCTGGACTGTGTCCAGAACGCCGTGACACGCTTCCGCCATGTCTGGAACTGGAATTGCCTTGGTGAGTCGGCGGCACGTCGATCTCGGCCGCATGTCCAGCGCCATCTGTCCGGCGAGCTGAGCCCACCAGCACCGCCGCACTCCCCGCACCTGATTTCTGCCGCGCAATGATGCGCAACCATGCCCGCGTGCGCTCGTATGCGCAGGTCAGAGCAGCATTCCGCCTGTCCCGAAGGACGTAGAACCATGGCCGCCACCCCACAGAACCCCGCCGCATCCGCGCCCCGCCGCAAGGTGAGTCGTCACCGTGGTGAAGGTCAGTGGGCCGCGGGGCACTTCACCCCGCTCAACGGCAACGAGCAGGTCAAGAAGGACGACGACGGTCTCAATGTGCGGACACGCATTGAGACGATCTACTCCAAGCGCGGTTTCGACTCGATCGACCCCAGCGACCTGCGCGGACGCATGCGCTGGTGGGGTCTGTACACCCAGCGCAAGCCCGGGATCGACGGCGGCAAGACCGCGGTCCTGGAACCGGAGGAGCTGGACGACTCGTACTTCATGCTGCGCGTGCGCATCGACGGCGGTGCGCTCACCACGCGGCAGCTGCGGGTGATCGGCGAGATCTCGCAGGAGTTCGCGCGCGGCACCGCGGACATCACCGACCGGCAGAACGTCCAGTACCACTGGATCCAGATCGAGAACGTGCCCGAGATCTGGGAACGGCTGGAGGCCGTGGGCCTGTCCACCGTCACCGCCTGCGGTGACACCCCGCGTGTGATGATCGGCTCCCCGGTGGCGGGCATCGCCGAGGACGAGATCATCGACGGCACGCCGGCGCTGGAGGAGATAAAGCGCCGGGTCCTGAACAACAAGGCGTACTCGAACCTCCCCCGCAAGTTCAAGACGGCCATCTCGGGTTCGCCGCTGCTGGACGTGGTGCACGAGATCAACGACGTGGCGTTCGTCGGGGTGCGGCACCCCGAGCACGGCCCGGGCTTCGACGTGTGGGTCGGCGGCGGCCTGTCCACCAACCCCAAGCTGGGGGTGCGGCTCGGCGCCTGGGTGCCCGTCGACGAGGTGCCGGACGTCTACGAGGGCGTCATCTCGATCTTCCGTGACTACGGCTACCGCCGGCTGCGCAACCGCGCCCGGCTGAAGTTCCTCGTCGCCGACTGGGGCGCGGAGAAGTTCCGTCAGGTGCTCCAGGACGAGTACCTGAAGCGCGAGCTGGCCGACGGGCCCGCTCCCGAGCAGCCCGTGCAGCAGTGGCGCGACCACATCGGTGTGCACCGGCAGAAGGACGGCCGGTTCTACGTCGGCTTCGCCCCGCGGGTCGGCCGGGTCGACGGCGCCACGCTCACGAAGATCGCCGACCTCGCCGAGGCGCACGGTTCCGGCCGGGTGCGCACCACCGTCGAGCAGAAGATGATCGTCCTCGACGTCGCGCAGGACAAGGTCGACTCGCTGGTCGAGGGCCTGGAGGCGCTGGACCTGACCGCGCGGCCGTCCACCTTCCGGCGCGGCACCATGGCCTGCACCGGCATCGAGTTCTGCAAGCTCGCCATCGTCGAGACCAAGCAGCGCGGCTCCCAGCTGATCGACGAACTCGAGCGCCGGCTGCCGGACTTCGACGAGCCGATCACCATCAACCTCAACGGCTGCCCGAACGCCTGTGCCCGTATCCAGGTCGCCGACATCGGCCTGAAGGGCCAACTGGTCCTCGACGACCAGGGCGAGCAGGTCGAGGGCTACCAGGTGCACCTCGGCGGCGCCCTCGGCCTCGAGGCCGGCTTCGGCCGCAAGGTGCGCGGTCTGAAGGTCACCTCGCAGGAGCTGCCCGACTACATCGAGCGGGTCCTCAAGCGCTTCCAGGCGGAGCGCGAGGACGGCGAGCGGTTCGCCGCCTGGGCTTCCCGGGCCTCTGAGGAGGCTCTGTCGTGAGCGAGCGTGCCGCGCCCTTCTACTGCCCCTACTGCGGTGAGGAGGACCTGCGTCCGGGCGAGCAGGGTCACGGCGCCTGGGAATGCGGGGCGTGCAACCGCGCATTCCAGCTGAAGTTCCTCGGGCTGCTCGCCCGGGGGCTGCAGCGAGCCGACAACGGAGGGGATGAGCGGATATGACGACGGCTCAGGAACAGCGTACGGCCGAGGAGCTGAAGGCGCTCGCCGAGCAGGCGGGCCGTGAGCTGGAGGACGCCTCCGCCCTGGAGATCCTGAAGTGGGCGGTGGACACCTTCGGCACGAAGTTCTGCGTCACCTCCTCCATGGAGGACGCCGTGGTCGCCCATCTCGCCTCGCGCGTGCGCGAGGGCGGGGCCGCCGTGGACGTCGTCTTCCTCGACACCGGCTACCACTTCCCGGAGACCATCGGCACCCGGGACGCCGTCGAGGCGGTGATGGACGTCAACGTCATCACCCTCACGCCGAAGCAGACGGTCGCCGAACAGGACGCGGAGTACGGCCCCCGGCTGCACGACCGCGACCCCGACCTGTGCTGCGCCCTGCGCAAGGTCAAGCCGCTCGAAGAGGGCCTGAAGGGCTATCAGGCCTGGGCGACCGGGCTGCGCCGCGACGAGTCCCCGACCCGGGCGAACACCCCGGTCGTCGGCTGGGACGAGAAGCGGCAGAAGGTCAAGATCTCCCCGATCGCCCGCTGGACGCAGGACGACGTGGACGCCTACGTCGCCGAACACGGCGTCCTCACCAACCCGTTGCTGATGGACGGCTACGCCTCCATCGGCTGTGCCCCGTGCACCCGCCGGGTCCTCGAGGGCGAGGACGCGCGGGCCGGCCGCTGGGCGGGCCGCGCCAAGACCGAGTGCGGGCTGCACGGATGACGACGAACACAGCCGCTCACACGGCGGCCGCGGCTACGGCTGCTGCTGTGACGGAAGCGACCAATGCGACCCAGGAGAACCACGTGACGAGCGGAGCCACCGTCTGGCTCACGGGTCTGCCGAGCGCCGGCAAGACCACCATCGCGTACGAGCTGGCCGGCCGGCTGCGCGGCGAGGGCCACCGCGTCGAGGTGCTCGACGGTGACGAGATCCGCGAGTTCATCTCGGCGGGTCTCGGCTTCAGCCGCGAGGACCGGCACACCAACGTGCAGCGCATCGGCTTCGTCGCCGAACTGCTCGCCCGCAACGGCGTCAAGGCGCTGGTGCCGGTGATCGCGCCGTACGCGGACAGCCGCAGCGCGGTGCGCGAGCGGCACGCGCAGAACGCCACGCCGTACCTGGAGATCCACGTGGCGACGCCCGTCGAGGTGTGCAGCGTCCGCGATGTGAAGGGGCTGTACGCCAAGCAGGCCGCGGGCGAGCTGACCGGACTCACCGGGGTCGACGACCCGTACGAGGAGCCCCGGACCCCGGACCTGCGCATCGAGTCCCACAACCAGACCGTGCAGGAGTCCGCGGCGTCCGTGTACGCCCTGCTGAGCGAGAGGGGACTGGCATGACCACCGTCGCCGAGTCCGCGACCGGCGGCGAGGGTACGGACAGCCCGTACGCCCTGTCGCACCTGGACGCGCTGGAGTCCGAGGCCGTGCACATCTTCCGTGAGGTGGCGGGCGAGTTCGAGAACCCGGTGATCCTGTTCTCCGGGGGCAAGGACTCCATCGTCATGCTGCACCTGGCGCTGAAGGCGTTCGCGCCGTCCGCGGTCCCCTTCTCGCTGCTGCATGTGGACACGGGACACAACTTCCCCGAAGTCCTTGACTACCGGGACCGTGTGGTGGCCGCCCATGGGCTGCGCCTGCATGTGGCCTCCGTCCAGGACTACATCGACCGGGGTGTGCTCAGGGAACGTCCCGACGGCACCCGCAACCCGCTGCAGACGCTGCCGCTGACGGAGAAGATCCAGAGCGAGAGGTTCGACGCCGTCTTCGGCGGCGGCCGCCGTGACGAGGAGAAGGCCCGCGCCAAGGAGCGGGTGTTCTCGCTGCGCGACGAGTTCTCCCAGTGGGACCCGCGCCGCCAGCGCCCCGAGCTGTGGAACCTGTACAACGGCCGGCACGCCCCGGGCGAGCACGTCCGTGTCTTCCCGCTGTCGAACTGGACCGAGCTGGACGTGTGGCAGTACATCGCCCGCGAGGACATCGAGCTGCCGCAGATCTACTTCGCGCACGAGCGTGAGGTGTTCGCCCGCGGCGGCATGTGGCTGACCGCCGGCGAGTGGGGCGGCCCCAAGGACGGCGAGAGCGTGGAGAAGCGGCTCGTGCGCTACCGCACGGTCGGTGACATGTCCTGCACGGGCGCGGTGGACTCCGAGGCCACCACGCTGGACGCCGTGATCGCCGAGATCGCCGCCTCCCGGCTCACCGAGCGGGGCGCGAGCCGTGCCGACGACAAGCTGTCCGAGGCCGCGATGGAAGACCGCAAGCGCGAGGGGTACTTCTAGCCATGAGCACGACCACGACCGAGGCGCTCTCGGCCACCACGCTGCTGCGGTTCGCCACCGCCGGCTCCGTCGACGACGGCAAGTCCACGCTCGTCGGGCGGCTGCTGCACGACTCCAAGTCGGTCCTGGCCGACCAACTGGAGGCCGTGGAGCGCGCCTCGGCGAGCCGCGGGCAGGAGGCACCCGACCTCGCGCTGCTCACCGACGGCCTGCGCGCCGAGCGGGAGCAGGGCATCACCATCGACGTGGCCTACCGCTACTTCGCCACGCCCCGGCGCCGGTTCATCCTGGCCGACACGCCGGGCCATGTGCAGTACACCCGCAACATGGTCACGGGCGCCTCCACGGCCGAGCTGACCGTGATCCTGGTCGACGCCCGCAACGGCGTGGTCGAGCAGACCCGCCGGCACGCGGCCATCGCCGCGCTGCTGCGTGTCCCGCACGTGGTCCTCGCGGTCAACAAGATGGACCTCGTCGCCTACGAGGAGCGGGCCTTCGCCGCGATCGCCGAGGAGTTCACGGCGTACGCGACCGAGCTGGGCGTCCCCGAGGTCACCGCGATCCCGATCTCGGCGCTCGCCGGTGACAACGTGGTGGAGCCGTCCGCGAACATGGACTGGTACGGCGGCCCGACCGTCCTGGAGCACCTGGAGACGGTGCCGGTCAGCCACGACCTGACGCACTGCCACGCCCGGCTGCCCGTGCAGTACGTGATCCGGCCGCAGACCGCCGAGCACCCCGACTACCGGGGCTACGCGGGCCAGATCGCGGCCGGCACCTTCCGCGTCGGTGAGCCGGTCACGATCCTGCCGTCGGGCCGGACCACGAAGATCTCCGGCATCGACCTGCTGGGCGAGCCGGTCGACGTGGCATGGACGACGCAGTCGGTGACGATCCTGCTCGAGGACGACGTCGACGTCTCGCGCGGCGATCTGATCGTGCCGACGAAGGACGCGCCGGCCACCACCCAGGACGTGGAGGCGACCGTGTGCCACGTGGCCGACGCCCCGCTGACCGTCGGGCACCGCGTGCTGCTCAAGCACGGCACCCGCACGGTCAAGGCGATCGTGAAGGACATCCCGTCCCGGCTCACGCTGGCCGACCTGTCCCTGCACCCGCACCCAGGGCAGCTCGTCGCCAACGACATCGGCCGGGTGAAGATCCGTACCGCCGAGCCGCTGCCGGTCGACTCCTACGCCGACTCGCGGCGCACCGGCTCGTTCATCCTGATCGACCCCGCCGACGGCACCACGCTCACCGCGGGCATGGTCGGCGAGTCGTTCGCCGCCCCCGAGCCGGTCAAGGACGCGGCCGACGACGACGGCTGGGACTTCTGAGCATGAACCCGACCGATGTCTATTCGACGTTCGCGAAGGAGGGCGGCCGCATCGGCAGCGGCGCCCTCGGCAGCGGGCAGGGCGGAGTGGCCCGATGTGTGTGCTGACGTACGCGCACCGCTTGCGCGCCCTCACCCCCCACCGCAGTAGACGAAGACCTGCCGACCTCCCGGCCACGACCTGAAAGACCGTGACCGCCGGGCCAACGAGAGGAAGACCTCCCGTGCCTGCCATCCGCTCCAAGCTTGTGCGTCGCGGGGTAGCCGCGCTCGCCGCGCTCCCGCTGCTCACTCTCGCCGCCTGCGGTTACGGTTCCCACGCCAAGAACGACGACACCGCCAAGATCGCCTCCGGGGCCAAGAAGATCGACGGCCTCGACACCGTGAAGATCGGTTACTTCGGCAACCTGACGCACGCCACCGCGCTGGTCGGCCGTCAGCGGGGCATCTTCCAGAAGGAGCTGGGCGCCACCAAGGCGGACTACGCGACCTTCAACGCCGGTCCCTCCGAGATCGAGGCCCTGAACTCCGGCTCCATCGACATCGGCTGGATCGGGCCCTCCCCCGCGATCAACGGCTACACCAAGTCGAACGGCAAGAGCCTGAGGATCATCGGTGGTTCGGCGTCCGGCGGGGTGAAGCTGGTCGTGAACGCGAAGAAGATCACGTCCCTCAAGGACGTCAAGGGCAAGAAGATCGCCACCCCGCAGCTGGGCAACACCCAGGACGTGGCGTTCCTCAACTGGGCGGCCGAGCAGGGCTGGAAGATCGACCCGCAGAGCGGCAAGGGCGATGTCACGGTCGTCCGCAGCGACAACAAGGTGACCCCGGACGCCTTCAAGGCGGGCTCCGTCGACGGCGCCTGGGTGCCGGAGCCGACCGCGTCCAAGCTGGTCGCCGAGGGCGGCAAGGTACTGCTCGACGAGTCCTCCCTGTGGCCGGACAAGAAGTTCGTCATCACGAACATCATCGTGCGCCAGGCCTTCCTCAAGGAGCACCCGAAGGCCGTCGAGGCCGTGCTGAAGGCCTCCGTCGAGACCAACAAGTGGATCAACGCCAACCCCGGCCAGGCGAAGGCCGCGGCGAACAAGCAGCTGGCCGACGACTCCGGCAAGGCGCTGCCCGCGAAGGTCCTGGACCCGGCGTGGAAGTCCATCCAGTTCACCGACGACCCGCTGGCCGCCACCTTGAACACCGAGGCGCAGCACGCGGTCAAGGCCGGCCTGCTGGCGAAGCCGGACCTGAAGGGGATCTACGACCTGACGATCCTCGACAAGGTCCTCAAGGCCGAGGGTGCGAGCCCGGTCGACGCCGCCGGTCTCGGCACCAGCTGACGCCCCTTCCCGATGACTTCCCAGGAGGTGACGACCATGGCCACGACCCTTGCCGAGGCCGCCCCGTCGGTCGAGTACGCCGCACGCCTCGAACACGTCTCGAAGTCCTATCCGGGACCGGGCGGGCAGCAGCTCGTCCTGGACGACATCAGCCTCGATGTCGCGCCCGGCGAGTTCGTCACCCTCCTGGGGGCCTCGGGCTGCGGCAAGTCCACCCTGCTGAACCTGGTGGCCGGCCTCGATGGGCCGACCGCCGGGTCCATCACCACGGACGGCCGTCCGGCGCTGATGTTCCAGGAGCACGCCCTGTTCCCGTGGCTGACCGCGGGCAAGAACATCGAACTCGCCCTGAAACTCAGGGGGGTTGCCAAGTCCGAGCGGCGCGGCAAGGCCGAGGAGCTGCTCGAGCTCGTCCGGCTGCAGGGCGCGTACGGCAAGCGCGTGCACGAGCTGTCCGGCGGTATGCGCCAGCGCGTGGCGATGGCCCGCGCGCTCGCGCAGGAGAGCAACCTGCTGCTGATGGACGAGCCGTTCGCGGCCCTGGACGCCATCACCCGGGACGTGCTGCACGACGAGCTGACCCGTATCTGGTCCGAGACCGGGCTGTCGGTGCTGTTCGTGACGCACAACGTGCGCGAGGCGGTGCGGCTCGCGCAGCGGGTCGTGCTGCTGTCCTCCCGTCCGGGCCGGGTGGCCCGGACGTGGGAGGTCGGCATTGCGCAGCCGCGGCGCATCGAGGACGCGCCCGTGGCGGAACTGTCCCTCGAGATCACCGAAGTACTGCGTGGGGAGATCCGCCGCCATGGCCAGCACTGAGACGACGAGCGCTCCCGGGACGGGGAGCGTGGAGGCGGGCCTCGACGCCCTGGAGACCGCGCAGCAGGGCCGTACGCCGTTCCGCAAGACCTTCGTCGACAAGATCGTGCCGCCGATCACCGCGATCGTCGTGGTGCTGGTGATCTGGCAGGGCCTGATAACCCTGAAGATCGTCGACGATCCGACCAAGCTGCCCACGCCGGGCGCGGTCTGGCACGCCTTCCGCAACGACT comes from Streptomyces sp. FXJ1.172 and encodes:
- a CDS encoding GNAT family N-acetyltransferase; this encodes MSSVPVTTWSLEQTSPADLLPAAAPEGDVRIVRAEVPSPEFSRFLYASVGGDIHWTDRLGWTYARWQEHLERPGVETWVAYDQGTPAGYAELEAQDEGAVEIVYFGLVPAFRGRRIGGHLLSYGAARAWDLAERWPGRAPTKRVWLHTCSKDGEFAMDNYQRRGFRLFDTKVELEPDTAAPGPWPGAYPA
- a CDS encoding putative leader peptide, with translation MSGTGIALVSRRHVDLGRMSSAICPAS
- a CDS encoding nitrite/sulfite reductase; the encoded protein is MAATPQNPAASAPRRKVSRHRGEGQWAAGHFTPLNGNEQVKKDDDGLNVRTRIETIYSKRGFDSIDPSDLRGRMRWWGLYTQRKPGIDGGKTAVLEPEELDDSYFMLRVRIDGGALTTRQLRVIGEISQEFARGTADITDRQNVQYHWIQIENVPEIWERLEAVGLSTVTACGDTPRVMIGSPVAGIAEDEIIDGTPALEEIKRRVLNNKAYSNLPRKFKTAISGSPLLDVVHEINDVAFVGVRHPEHGPGFDVWVGGGLSTNPKLGVRLGAWVPVDEVPDVYEGVISIFRDYGYRRLRNRARLKFLVADWGAEKFRQVLQDEYLKRELADGPAPEQPVQQWRDHIGVHRQKDGRFYVGFAPRVGRVDGATLTKIADLAEAHGSGRVRTTVEQKMIVLDVAQDKVDSLVEGLEALDLTARPSTFRRGTMACTGIEFCKLAIVETKQRGSQLIDELERRLPDFDEPITINLNGCPNACARIQVADIGLKGQLVLDDQGEQVEGYQVHLGGALGLEAGFGRKVRGLKVTSQELPDYIERVLKRFQAEREDGERFAAWASRASEEALS
- a CDS encoding phosphoadenylyl-sulfate reductase, coding for MTTAQEQRTAEELKALAEQAGRELEDASALEILKWAVDTFGTKFCVTSSMEDAVVAHLASRVREGGAAVDVVFLDTGYHFPETIGTRDAVEAVMDVNVITLTPKQTVAEQDAEYGPRLHDRDPDLCCALRKVKPLEEGLKGYQAWATGLRRDESPTRANTPVVGWDEKRQKVKISPIARWTQDDVDAYVAEHGVLTNPLLMDGYASIGCAPCTRRVLEGEDARAGRWAGRAKTECGLHG
- the cysC gene encoding adenylyl-sulfate kinase, which produces MTSGATVWLTGLPSAGKTTIAYELAGRLRGEGHRVEVLDGDEIREFISAGLGFSREDRHTNVQRIGFVAELLARNGVKALVPVIAPYADSRSAVRERHAQNATPYLEIHVATPVEVCSVRDVKGLYAKQAAGELTGLTGVDDPYEEPRTPDLRIESHNQTVQESAASVYALLSERGLA
- the cysD gene encoding sulfate adenylyltransferase subunit CysD, with amino-acid sequence MTTVAESATGGEGTDSPYALSHLDALESEAVHIFREVAGEFENPVILFSGGKDSIVMLHLALKAFAPSAVPFSLLHVDTGHNFPEVLDYRDRVVAAHGLRLHVASVQDYIDRGVLRERPDGTRNPLQTLPLTEKIQSERFDAVFGGGRRDEEKARAKERVFSLRDEFSQWDPRRQRPELWNLYNGRHAPGEHVRVFPLSNWTELDVWQYIAREDIELPQIYFAHEREVFARGGMWLTAGEWGGPKDGESVEKRLVRYRTVGDMSCTGAVDSEATTLDAVIAEIAASRLTERGASRADDKLSEAAMEDRKREGYF
- a CDS encoding sulfate adenylyltransferase subunit 1 encodes the protein MSTTTTEALSATTLLRFATAGSVDDGKSTLVGRLLHDSKSVLADQLEAVERASASRGQEAPDLALLTDGLRAEREQGITIDVAYRYFATPRRRFILADTPGHVQYTRNMVTGASTAELTVILVDARNGVVEQTRRHAAIAALLRVPHVVLAVNKMDLVAYEERAFAAIAEEFTAYATELGVPEVTAIPISALAGDNVVEPSANMDWYGGPTVLEHLETVPVSHDLTHCHARLPVQYVIRPQTAEHPDYRGYAGQIAAGTFRVGEPVTILPSGRTTKISGIDLLGEPVDVAWTTQSVTILLEDDVDVSRGDLIVPTKDAPATTQDVEATVCHVADAPLTVGHRVLLKHGTRTVKAIVKDIPSRLTLADLSLHPHPGQLVANDIGRVKIRTAEPLPVDSYADSRRTGSFILIDPADGTTLTAGMVGESFAAPEPVKDAADDDGWDF
- a CDS encoding aliphatic sulfonate ABC transporter substrate-binding protein produces the protein MPAIRSKLVRRGVAALAALPLLTLAACGYGSHAKNDDTAKIASGAKKIDGLDTVKIGYFGNLTHATALVGRQRGIFQKELGATKADYATFNAGPSEIEALNSGSIDIGWIGPSPAINGYTKSNGKSLRIIGGSASGGVKLVVNAKKITSLKDVKGKKIATPQLGNTQDVAFLNWAAEQGWKIDPQSGKGDVTVVRSDNKVTPDAFKAGSVDGAWVPEPTASKLVAEGGKVLLDESSLWPDKKFVITNIIVRQAFLKEHPKAVEAVLKASVETNKWINANPGQAKAAANKQLADDSGKALPAKVLDPAWKSIQFTDDPLAATLNTEAQHAVKAGLLAKPDLKGIYDLTILDKVLKAEGASPVDAAGLGTS
- a CDS encoding ABC transporter ATP-binding protein; its protein translation is MTSQEVTTMATTLAEAAPSVEYAARLEHVSKSYPGPGGQQLVLDDISLDVAPGEFVTLLGASGCGKSTLLNLVAGLDGPTAGSITTDGRPALMFQEHALFPWLTAGKNIELALKLRGVAKSERRGKAEELLELVRLQGAYGKRVHELSGGMRQRVAMARALAQESNLLLMDEPFAALDAITRDVLHDELTRIWSETGLSVLFVTHNVREAVRLAQRVVLLSSRPGRVARTWEVGIAQPRRIEDAPVAELSLEITEVLRGEIRRHGQH